A genomic segment from Nitrospira sp. encodes:
- a CDS encoding sugar transferase → MNSSSRSEQEIEVEGIALQQPLVSVSVSFPKLKRRVLILGVGPLARDLCQTLLSKRTGFTEVIGFLDRDTSRIGERLVNPSIIGTYDQLFEIAERYQVHTVAVCLEDRRAVLPVQTLLDMKAMGRDVVDGHYLYEEESGRLSIDHLKPSALIFSTGFRRRLVTMVLKRCLDILISIVGMVVLLPLVFFLAILIKLDSSGSVFYRQMRVGLRGRPYMIWKFRSMRQDAEQSGARWASTQDPRISRVGRWIRKWRLDELPQLINVMKGEMSLVGPRPERPVFVQELRNTIPYYDLRHTVRPGITGWAQTRFRYGASKEDSHVKLQYDLFYVKNLSLILDLRIVVYTVKVMFMGEGAR, encoded by the coding sequence ATGAACAGCTCAAGTAGGTCTGAACAGGAAATTGAGGTAGAGGGGATAGCACTTCAACAACCTTTGGTTTCAGTGTCGGTTAGCTTTCCTAAGTTAAAACGCCGAGTATTGATTCTTGGAGTTGGACCCCTAGCTCGAGATCTGTGCCAAACTCTGTTGTCGAAGCGCACAGGATTTACAGAAGTAATCGGTTTTCTTGATAGGGATACGAGTCGTATCGGCGAACGATTGGTCAATCCGAGCATCATCGGCACATACGATCAATTGTTTGAGATTGCTGAACGGTATCAAGTTCATACGGTGGCGGTATGTCTTGAAGACCGTCGTGCGGTTCTTCCGGTCCAAACTCTCTTGGACATGAAGGCCATGGGCCGAGATGTTGTCGATGGCCACTACTTGTATGAAGAAGAGTCTGGACGGCTTTCGATTGACCATCTCAAGCCGAGTGCTCTCATTTTTTCGACAGGGTTTCGTCGTCGATTGGTCACCATGGTTTTGAAGCGTTGCCTGGATATCTTAATTTCAATTGTGGGGATGGTGGTACTTCTACCGTTGGTATTTTTTCTAGCAATTCTCATCAAACTCGATTCTTCTGGTTCTGTTTTCTATAGGCAAATGCGAGTGGGATTGCGTGGCCGTCCTTATATGATTTGGAAGTTCAGGTCCATGCGTCAGGATGCTGAACAAAGTGGGGCAAGATGGGCATCGACACAAGACCCACGCATATCCAGGGTCGGACGATGGATCCGAAAGTGGAGATTGGATGAACTGCCTCAGTTGATAAACGTTATGAAGGGTGAAATGAGCCTGGTTGGTCCAAGACCTGAACGTCCTGTATTCGTACAAGAACTGAGAAATACAATACCATACTATGATTTAAGACACACCGTTCGACCAGGAATTACTGGTTGGGCGCAAACGCGTTTTAGGTACGGTGCTTCGAAAGAAGATTCTCATGTGAAACTTCAGTACGATCTTTTCTATGTGAAGAATCTGTCATTAATTCTTGACTTACGAATCGTTGTTTATACTGTGAAGGTTATGTTCATGGGTGAAGGGGCGCGGTAG
- a CDS encoding Tyrosine-protein kinase, giving the protein MNTRTLAPEDYWRAIASRKWLVISSILVSISIAGVVCALMPKIYQSSTKMWFEGAKIQESIVSGPHPAGGPYAPTLEDRVMEVRQFVMGRKTLGQIAGEFGLFGYEKDLPDAAQSENAIRAMRGSIKVDPTKDKLFITLSFLNEDPIVARDVASRLSDLFIEETLKDRERGVEAAEDFLGLELKHAKADLEAKEKIISEFKQQHLGELPQQIDANLRKLDRLQDDMKSQSEQAQNLANRLVQIDKSIKDYEETGEVSDSPGNSPKRNKDPRLARIKELERRLVELSSTYKETYPDLVQVKEEIKKLREMTSAQYRDLLPDNETGDELPAEKKFKRKVIDPYHAELLKQREDVILEMDAVKRRQAHISMEMSQYERRVERTPEREQKLKTLERDYDNLQKNYQSLLDKKLSAGMQKSLAQGRKGAKFSVVDPAYTPVVPVVPNIPLIMLAGLALGCALGFGGAVGLELMGRGFRSAEEVEITLGLPVIASIPLYESAFGGTMQTVRALSQKNRSSALLLSGQNRQDEDFQMAGGLPIATTGKHRSQSGQLHNPTPGLELVSMWRPLSFVAEQYRVAATRLELMTGERKSTAIVVTSAVMGEGKSSTALNLGYVLAKDLDRRTVVIDCDLKRPMQHIYAGVWQQPGLAEVLRGTKVVEDCMQRLGEVGPWILTAGGVGDNPLALSKMHQLADLISELKENFDYVIIDAPPVLPLADMHVLASMADVLAYVVKASMTGRDVVQKALKAIGDTAHVGIILNGLDAHTTPYYMQQEYYREAHHEQLK; this is encoded by the coding sequence CGTACGTTAGCCCCAGAGGACTATTGGCGAGCAATCGCCAGCCGGAAGTGGCTGGTTATTTCTTCGATCCTTGTCTCGATTAGCATCGCCGGCGTGGTATGTGCGCTCATGCCAAAGATCTATCAGTCAAGCACGAAAATGTGGTTTGAGGGTGCAAAGATACAAGAGTCTATTGTGAGTGGCCCTCACCCAGCAGGTGGACCATACGCGCCCACTCTCGAGGATCGTGTTATGGAAGTACGGCAGTTTGTGATGGGCAGAAAAACACTCGGGCAAATTGCCGGGGAGTTTGGACTTTTTGGATATGAAAAGGACCTTCCTGATGCTGCGCAGTCTGAGAATGCCATTCGAGCCATGCGAGGATCCATCAAGGTTGATCCCACCAAAGACAAGTTATTTATTACGCTGTCATTTTTAAATGAAGACCCCATTGTTGCCAGAGATGTAGCTTCGCGACTTAGCGATCTGTTCATTGAAGAAACACTTAAGGATCGGGAGCGAGGGGTTGAAGCTGCAGAAGATTTTCTGGGGTTGGAGCTTAAACACGCGAAAGCAGACTTAGAAGCAAAAGAGAAAATAATTTCGGAGTTCAAACAACAACATTTAGGAGAGCTTCCTCAACAAATTGACGCTAATCTTCGCAAGTTGGACAGGCTTCAAGACGACATGAAGTCGCAGAGTGAGCAAGCTCAAAATTTAGCCAACCGCTTGGTCCAAATTGATAAATCCATTAAAGATTATGAGGAGACGGGAGAAGTCAGTGATTCTCCTGGGAACTCTCCCAAACGCAATAAAGATCCTCGTTTGGCGCGGATCAAGGAATTGGAACGACGTTTGGTAGAGCTTTCTTCAACATATAAGGAAACGTATCCTGATCTTGTGCAAGTCAAGGAAGAGATCAAGAAGCTTAGGGAGATGACGTCAGCGCAGTATCGTGACTTATTGCCTGATAATGAGACGGGTGATGAGCTACCTGCTGAGAAAAAATTCAAACGGAAGGTAATTGATCCGTATCATGCCGAACTATTGAAGCAGAGAGAGGACGTAATCCTTGAAATGGATGCAGTGAAGCGCCGTCAAGCACACATTTCTATGGAAATGTCCCAATATGAGCGAAGGGTGGAGCGAACCCCTGAGCGAGAGCAAAAATTAAAGACATTGGAGCGGGATTACGATAACCTTCAAAAGAATTATCAGTCGCTGTTAGACAAAAAGCTTAGTGCAGGAATGCAAAAAAGTTTAGCTCAGGGTCGTAAGGGCGCAAAATTTAGCGTGGTAGATCCAGCCTATACTCCGGTGGTTCCCGTTGTCCCTAACATTCCCCTCATCATGCTCGCTGGTCTCGCGCTAGGTTGTGCGTTAGGGTTTGGGGGAGCGGTGGGTCTTGAACTCATGGGACGAGGATTCCGGTCTGCTGAAGAAGTCGAAATCACATTAGGCCTTCCTGTTATTGCATCTATTCCGCTATATGAAAGCGCATTCGGGGGCACCATGCAGACTGTACGAGCGCTTTCACAAAAGAATCGTTCGTCTGCATTGTTGTTATCCGGACAAAACAGGCAGGACGAGGACTTTCAGATGGCGGGAGGGCTTCCCATTGCTACAACCGGAAAGCATCGAAGTCAGAGTGGTCAGTTACATAACCCGACCCCAGGCCTTGAATTGGTTTCGATGTGGAGGCCACTCTCATTTGTGGCAGAGCAATATCGGGTTGCGGCTACGCGTCTTGAGTTAATGACCGGTGAACGAAAAAGTACGGCAATTGTTGTTACAAGTGCCGTAATGGGTGAAGGAAAGTCATCCACAGCGCTCAATCTTGGGTACGTTCTGGCGAAAGACCTTGATCGCAGAACCGTCGTGATCGATTGTGACCTCAAGCGGCCTATGCAACATATCTATGCGGGTGTTTGGCAGCAGCCAGGGTTGGCGGAAGTACTTCGTGGAACTAAGGTCGTTGAGGATTGTATGCAGCGACTGGGTGAGGTAGGACCATGGATCCTTACCGCAGGGGGAGTGGGGGATAACCCGTTGGCTTTATCCAAGATGCATCAGCTGGCTGATTTGATTTCAGAACTGAAAGAAAATTTTGACTATGTAATCATTGATGCTCCTCCCGTGTTACCGCTTGCAGATATGCATGTACTGGCGAGCATGGCGGATGTTCTTGCCTACGTCGTCAAGGCAAGCATGACAGGTCGCGATGTTGTACAAAAAGCGTTGAAGGCCATTGGTGATACCGCTCATGTCGGAATTATTCTGAATGGCTTAGATGCTCATACTACCCCCTATTACATGCAGCAAGAGTATTACCGAGAAGCTCATCATGAACAGCTCAAGTAG
- a CDS encoding polysaccharide deacetylase: MSPKNCLSFDVEEHFQVSAFESPMRRRHWGQFESRVEKNTEKLLRLLADNEVRATFFVLGWVAERYPSLIRRIASGGHEVASHGYGHELITSQTPVAFREDIRKAKGILENILSGPILGYRAPSFSITKATMWATQILVEEGYGYDSSIFPVLHDRYGVPSANPEVHQLLTASGLLWEVPPSTVKYMGVRLPIAGGGYFRLYPYMVLRAFLKKLEGQGSSLVMYMHPWEFDPDQPRMEGSLLSQLRHYLNLDKTECRMRALLQDFSFAPIRQVFSPIERMYHERLLSRPLAGQ, translated from the coding sequence ATGAGCCCTAAAAATTGCTTGTCATTCGATGTCGAAGAGCATTTTCAGGTATCGGCGTTTGAATCTCCGATGCGCCGACGACATTGGGGGCAATTTGAAAGTCGGGTAGAAAAAAACACCGAAAAGCTACTGAGGCTATTGGCTGATAACGAAGTGCGAGCAACTTTCTTTGTCCTTGGATGGGTGGCGGAACGGTATCCGTCTTTGATTCGACGAATTGCATCGGGAGGACATGAAGTTGCATCGCATGGATATGGACATGAGCTTATTACAAGCCAAACACCCGTCGCTTTTCGTGAAGATATTCGGAAGGCCAAGGGTATTCTGGAAAATATTCTTTCGGGACCGATATTGGGATATCGCGCGCCAAGCTTTTCCATTACAAAGGCTACAATGTGGGCCACCCAGATTCTTGTCGAAGAAGGGTATGGATATGACTCCAGTATCTTTCCAGTGCTGCACGATCGCTATGGGGTGCCCTCTGCCAATCCGGAGGTGCATCAGCTTTTGACGGCGTCCGGCCTACTATGGGAAGTGCCTCCCTCGACCGTTAAATACATGGGAGTTCGATTGCCTATCGCTGGGGGGGGATATTTTCGATTATATCCCTATATGGTTCTGCGTGCATTCTTGAAAAAGCTAGAAGGACAAGGTTCTTCGTTGGTCATGTACATGCATCCGTGGGAATTCGATCCAGATCAACCGAGAATGGAGGGATCCTTGCTGTCACAATTGCGGCATTATCTTAATTTAGATAAAACGGAATGTAGAATGCGTGCACTTTTACAGGATTTTTCTTTTGCACCGATTAGACAAGTGTTCTCTCCAATTGAACGGAT